Proteins from a genomic interval of Papaver somniferum cultivar HN1 chromosome 4, ASM357369v1, whole genome shotgun sequence:
- the LOC113273375 gene encoding ABC transporter C family member 10-like yields MAGNDVSTSLDVAVGALITTGEALEGKIVAERYYSASANELVRINGITKSSVANQLGESIAGAMTIRAFDEEDRFFAESLSLIDKNASPSFHIFSTNLWLLQRLETLSATVLACSALVMVLLPQGTFTSGFVGMALSYGLSLSMSLSSSVKNQCTLANDIVSVERLNQYVNIPSEASQIIKGNRPKPDWPTAGRVEIRDLKALLERYRADTPLVLQGITCTFEGGHKIGIVGRTGSGKTTLIAALFRLVEPVGGRIIIDGVDISNIGLHDLRSRLGIIPQEPTLFSGTVRYNLDPLGQYTDHEIWEVVSKCQLLEAVKNKGEGLESLVAQDGGNWSMGQRQLFCLGRALLRKSQILVLDEATASIDNATDYILQKIIRTEFAKCTVITVAHRIPTVMDRKIVEYDEPLKLMKEEGSLFGQLVHEYWSNSHSSVYETNSS; encoded by the exons ATGGCAGGCAATGATGTATCCACTTCATTAGATGTAGCAGTAGGAGCATTAATAACAACAGGAGAAGCACTTGAGGGTAAAATAGTTGCAGAA AGGTACTACTCAGCATCTGCAAATGAATTGGTGCGGATTAATGGGATAACCAAGTCGTCGGTGGCAAACCAACTTGGGGAATCCATAGCAGGAGCGATGACTATTAGAGCTTTCGATGAGGAAGACAGATTCTTTGCGGAGAGTCTCAGTCTCATCGACAAAAATGCTAGTCCTTCATTTCACATTTTCTCCACCAATCTGTGGCTTTTACAACGCCTGGAAACTCTAAGTGCGACTGTGCTTGCTTGCTCAGCACTTGTGATGGTGTTGCTTCCCCAGGGAACCTTTACTTCGG GGTTTGTTGGAATGGCGCTGTCTTATGGTCTCTCATTGAGCATGTCCCTTAGTTCTTCCGTCAAAAATCAGTGTACTCTAGCAAATGACATTGTTTCCGTTGAACGGCTAAACCAGTACGTGAACATTCCTAGCGAAGCCTCACAAATCATTAAAGGGAATCGGCCGAAACCCGATTGGCCTACTGCAGGTAGAGTGGAGATTCGCGATTTGAAG GCTTTATTAGAGAGGTACAGGGCCGATACTCCGCTTGTTCTTCAAGGGATTACTTGCACATTTGAAGGAGGGCACAAGATTGGGATTGTTGGCAGGACTGGCAGCGGAAAAACAACACTAATAGCAGCATTGTTTCGCTTGGTAGAGCCAGTAGGCGGGAGAATCATCATAGATGGCGTCGACATCTCCAATATCGGACTACACGACCTGAGATCACGTTTAGGGATCATACCTCAAGAACCTACTCTTTTTAGTGGGACGGTGAGATACAATTTGGATCCCTTAGGCCAATACACGGACCATGAAATTTGGGAG GTTGTGAGTAAATGTCAACTTCTTGAGGCTGTGAAAAATAAAGGCGAGGGCCTGGAAAGTCTAG TTGCACAAGATGGCGGTAACTGGAGCATGGGACAGAGGCAACTATTCTGTTTAGGCCGAGCTTTGTTGAGGAAAAGTCAGATTTTGGTTCTTGATGAAGCCACAGCTTCAATTGACAATGCAACAGATTACATTCTACAGAAAATCATAAGAACAGAATTTGCAAAATGTACAGTAATCACAGTAGCTCATAGAATCCCTACCGTGATGGACA GAAAAATTGTAGAATATGACGAACCCTTAAAGTTAATGAAGGAGGAAGGATCGCTGTTTGGGCAACTTGTCCACGAATATTGGTCTAACAGTCATTCTTCTGTATACGAAACCAATTCTAGCTAG
- the LOC113273376 gene encoding increased DNA methylation 1-like, with the protein MLGFKELDVLSEDDIERSNEAHLIFMDVFYGRNIAGGGAKRMKPSDGGNEYSNGDLLIPEKAPVQLNSSKEIVLSLKSVDLFNNYPTKTCPLVESSSQGVICTTHLRTRIKEVRRRCRARDGNASESKCRNQVSEAKIITCPVAHTSIPVLPVHEKSQESSHFTSNAIETAVSTKSLKDLYSRLRGHVNYLLKAAGWAVEKKQIGNKRCLDTIYKSPSGKTFPAFYKIWGLFGESLFAGNYKMIRQENGKQWMNIEEFGSNLSEILIHFENEDCSQMEASYALVHKWSLLDPFVTVVMVKKQIGSLRKGVTVKAATTVVSDLRDRKDMQSGKEFVGVTDQVKQLASSVSVHNKFGSTKVSGDNLHRQTEQNSVVVGEKRKKQGAKALKGVKKTTTRRIQAKIARGGSLANDLAQGSMALELEQSNSKDLKETQGNEKALGIFAPADAIPEFGNARNNFELSEYRDGESCRGSEASKFEMDPTSGTIGTRPTKKRRSGRRSVKACPELK; encoded by the coding sequence ATGTTGGGATTCAAAGAACTTGATGTCTTGTCCGAGGATGACATTGAAAGATCAAATGAAGCGCACCTGATTTTCATGGATGTTTTCTACGGAAGAAACATTGCAGGAGGAGGTGCTAAGCGAATGAAGCCGTCGGACGGAGGAAATGAGTACTCCAATGGCGATTTACTTATTCCAGAGAAGGCTCCAGTTCAATTGAACTCATCAAAGGAAATTGTGCTTAGCCTGAAATCCGTAGACCTGTTTAACAATTATCCAACCAAAACATGCCCATTGGTTGAATCATCAAGTCAAGGTGTTATATGTACTACTCACCTGCGTACACGGATCAAAGAAGTAAGGAGAAGATGTCGTGCTCGTGATGGGAATGCCTCTGAAAGTAAGTGCCGCAATCAAGTTTCTGAAGCTAAAATAATCACATGTCCTGTTGCACATACATCTATACCTGTTTTACCTGTCCATGAAAAATCTCAGGAATCCTCTCATTTTACTTCAAATGCAATTGAAACCGCTGTGTCGACCAAATCTTTGAAGGATTTATACTCGCGTCTGCGTGGCCATGTCAACTATTTACTTAAAGCAGCAGGTTGGGCAGTTGAGAAGAAGCAGATAGGCAACAAGCGTTGTCTGGATACGATTTACAAGTCTCCCAGTGGGAAAACATTTCCTGCATTTTATAAGATTTGGGGCTTATTTGGTGAGAGTCTGTTTGCCGGTAATTACAAGATGATACGGCAAGAAAACGGGAAACAGTGGATGAATATTGAAGAGTTTGGCTCTAACTTGTCAGAAATATTGATACATTTTGAGAATGAGGATTGCAGTCAAATGGAAGCTTCGTATGCGTTGGTTCATAAATGGAGTTTgctggatccttttgttacagtggtgatggtgaagaaacaGATTGGGAGCCTTAGAAAGGGAGTGACAGTCAAAGCAGCCACAACTGTGGTGTCAGATTTGAGAGATAGAAAGGATATGCAGTCAGGAAAAGAGTTTGTTGGGGTTACAGACCAGGTCAAGCAATTGGCAAGTTCGGTGTCAGTGCACAATAAATTCGGTAGCACAAAGGTGTCTGGTGACAATCTGCATCGTCAGACTGAACAAAATAGCGTAGTAGTCGgtgaaaagagaaagaaacagGGTGCAAAAGCTTTGAAAGGTGTTAAAAAGACTACTACTAGAAGGATTCAGGCCAAGATAGCGAGAGGAGGCTCTTTGGCTAATGATTTGGCTCAAGGTTCTATGGCGCTGGAATTAGAGCAATCAAACTCGAAGGATCTTAAGGAAACTCAAGGTAATGAGAAAGCACTGGGAATTTTTGCACCTGCTGACGCAATTCCTGAATTTGGAAATGCCCGAAACAACTTTGAACTATCTGAGTATCGGGATGGTGAGAGCTGCAGAGGCTCTGAAGCTTCAAAATTTGAGATGGACCCAACATCTGGAACAATAGGGACAAGGCCGACAAAGAAGAGGCGGAGCGGCCGAAGAAGTGTAAAAGCTTGTCCGGAATTGAAGTGA